From Nicotiana tabacum cultivar K326 chromosome 22, ASM71507v2, whole genome shotgun sequence, one genomic window encodes:
- the LOC142175920 gene encoding uncharacterized protein LOC142175920, giving the protein MRETYLAVEGRRRSCSGAASPMSVAGDGSGGLGGGRERGGLSAAMTTTLMLALPNFGAEFVIETYACGMGIGAVLMQQGHPLAHMSKLEDPCMTTLVAQAYMENVYKLHGIPQTIISDRDVVFLSKFYQSLFEKPPTHMPYVTYSSLVEEVDKSLQARESTIRLLKHHLQLAQSRMKSHADKERSFREFAMGDMVFVRLQPYRQMSLKGQSYHKMSPKYFGLFLVIKRIGFVAYQLDLPAHAKIHSTLYVSQLKKHIGVGTLVAELLVALSPHGYIVLESESILESRVVPKGSRIVTQFLVKWFNYPREDNTWMDAHSFK; this is encoded by the exons ATGAGGGAAACCTACCTGGCAGTGGAGGGTCGTCGACGGAGCTGCAGTGGGGCAGCGTCGCCGATGAGTGTCGCTGGTGATGGCAGCGGCGGGTTGGGTGGGGGGAGGGAGAGGGGaggtttgagt GCAGCAATGACTACCACCCTTATGTTAGCACTTCCTAATTTTGGTGCAGAGTTTGTCATTGAGACTTATGCTTGTGGAATGGGTATTGGAGCAGTGCTGATGCAACAGGGTCATCCCCTAGCCCACATGAGCAAG CTTGAAGATCCTTGCATGACAACTTTAGTGGCTCAAGCCTACATGGAAAATGTCTACAAATTACATGGCATACCCCAGACTATTATTAGTGACAGAGATGTGGTGTTCTTAAGCAAGTTCTATCAGTCTCTCTTTGAG AAGCCACCAACTCATATGCCTTATGTCACTTACAGCTCATTGGTGGAGGAAGTTGATAAAAGTTTGCAGGCAAGAGAAAGTACCATCAGACTTTTGAAGCACCATTTGCAGCTAGCACAATCAAGGATGAAGTCACATGCAGACAAAGAAAGGTCCTTTAGAGAATTTGCAATGGGGGATATGGTCTTTGTAAGGTTGCAACCTTACAGACAAATGTCCTTAAAAGGTCAATCCTATCACAAGATGAGTCCCAAGTACTTTGGGCTATTTCTGGTGATAAAACGAATAGGTTTTGTGGCCTACCAACTGGATTTACCTGCTCATGCTAAGATCCATTCCACCCTCTATGTATCACAACTCAAGAAACATATTGGAGTTGGCACTCTGGTTGCTGAACTGCTAGTTGCTCTATCACCTCATGGGTATATTGTCTTGGAATCTGAATCAATTTTGGAGTCCAGAGTTGTGCCTAAAGGAAGCAGAATTGTGACACAATTCCTAGTAAAATGGTTCAATTACCCAAGAGAAGACAACACTTGGATGGATGCTCATAGTTTTAAATAA